The DNA region GAGCTGTTCCTTTAACGAGCGATCCAATGCGGAACCAAATTATAATGGATTATGCTCCTTTAATTAAATATATTGCCCAAAAAATTGCTGCAAGATTACCATCAAATATTGATTTGGATGATTTATTTTCAGCGGGTGTTATAGGATTGATGGATGCCATTGATAAATACGATCCAAGTAGAGATAATAAATTTAAAACTTATGCCGAATTTCGTGTGCGTGGAGCAATGCTTGATGAGTTAAGAAATCAAGACTGGGTTCCAAGAAGTGTAAGAGAAAGTAACAAAAAAGAAGATAAAGCAAAATTAGAATTAGAGCATAAATATGGAAGACCAGCTACGGAAAGAGAGGTTGCTGATTTTTTAGAAGTGCCTCTAGAAGAATACCAAGAGCGTATGGGACGGACTCGTGTTTCGATGATGAGTTTAGAAGAATTGGGAGGAACTCACTCAAGTGACAAAAAATCTCTACTTGATTGCTTAGAAAATCCGAATTCAAAAAACCCTTTTATGCAGTTGAAAAACAAGGGAGTCCGCGATATTATTATGAAAACAGTTGAAGAATTGCCAGAGAAACAAAAATTAGTTTTGAGTCTTTATTATTATGAGGACTTAAATTTAAAAGAAATTGGCCGAATATTAGATGTAACAGAATCCCGAGTTTCTCAGCTTCATACTCAGGCTGTGCAGAAAATGAAGTTAAAGTTGAGGCATCTTTTGCAAGAATAGTGTTTAGTTATGAAGGAGTTTTTTAATGGGAAAGTATAAACCTATAAACAAAGATTCTCTTATTTTAGTTGTGGATGACTTTCCAACTATGAGAAAAATTGTAAAAAGTGTTCTTAAGCAACTAGGTTATCAAAATATTGTTGAAGCAGAAGATGGGCAACTAGCTTTAAATACTCTAGCAATAAATCCTGCTATTGAGTTTATTGTTAGTGACTGGAATATGCCAAATATGACGGGCATTGAGCTTTTAAAGACAGTTAGGGCTCATAAAGACGAACGTATCAAAGGTCTTCCATTTCTTATGGTAACAGCCGAAGCAGATAAAGATAACATTGTAGAAGCAGTAAAAAGTGGTGTCAGTAATTATATAGTGAAACCATTTAATGCAGCGACAATGAAAGAAAAAATTGATAAAATATTTGTAAAGTAACTAAATTTAATTTTGATTCTTTTTATCATATCTAAATGGGGTCTTCCAAATTATGCAAAAAAACCTCACGATTGATGATATTGAGGAAATTAGTCAAGCCGGTGCTAGTGCTGTTCCTTTACCTACTCCTTTTGATTTAAAATTAATCACAAAAAAAATTCCTATAAAATATTGTGAATATAAAATATCAAATTTAGCAGATAAAATGTTTGTTTCCGAAAGTATTGGTATTTCCTCTAAAGGAATACTTTTTCAATCTCTATCTGAATTTAAAAAAGGAACACTATTAAGAATTTGGGTTGAAATTCCAGATTATTGGTCAAGAAAATCGAGAGTTGTTGAATATAAGCATACAGAAGCACCAACTTATTTCCAAGTTTTATCTCGTGTTTTGAGTTCCGAAGAAATTTTAAAAAGAGGAACAAAATTTCAAATTCTTTGTGAAAATCTTACTCTTGACTCTGTAGATGAAACAATTTTAGAGGATTATTTAAATAGCAATGGAGTAAAATAAATGAACTACATTGCATTGCTTTTATGTATAGGTTTTGTACTTTTTATCTTTCAAACACTATTCTTTTTTTTATGCTTAAAATGGTTAAAAAGTGGAAAGACAAAACGAGACAAAGAGTTTGCCATTCTTGATGCAGAAAGAGGGCAATTAATTGAAATACAATCCGCATTAACTCATGAAGTTAGTCAAGCAAAAAAACTAGCAAGTGACACTTTAAACAAACTTATGGTTATTGGTTCTGAAGCTCATGCAGAATGGGAAGATGTAACAAAAAAAATCAATAGCGTTTTAATAGAAGTAGATAAACACTCTGAAATTATTCTTGAAGCAAATATTTCTAATTTAAATATGAGGAGTATGGCTCTTGAAAAAATTATGAAAGACGCAGAAATTTTAAATGAGAAATTATTGATTTCATCTAAAAAAGCTCAAAAAATATTAAAATTATTTGATTCTTCAGTTCCTCCTGAAGAAATTTTTAAAGAAATTCAAAATGAAAAATACTTAGATGCTAAAAAATTATTGCTTGAAGGTGTTGAAGCAAGTGAAGTTGTAAAAAGATTAGGCATGAGTATGACCGAAGTTTTATTACTTTCATCATATATATAATAAAATAAATTCTATTTTTATATTTATGGGATAATATTTAATGAATTTTAATTCTTTTTTTAAGAAGATTCTTATTTTAAAATTATTGCAACTATCATTTAGCGTTTATGCTGATAATAAAGAAATTAAGTTAGTCACTTTAGAATGGGAGCCCTATGTAGGGCCAAATTTAAAGAAACAGGGATTTGTTTCAGAATTAATACGAACTGCTTTAAAGAAGGAAGGTTATACGTTAAAGCTAGAATTTATGCCTTGGGCAAGAGCTTTAGAGCAAGCAGAAAAGTCAATAGATGGTGTCGATGGAATTATGCCAAAATATTATGATAAATCCATTTTAGATAAATTCATTTATTCAGACTCTTTTTTTGAAAGTACAGACGGATTTTATATTAAAAAAAGCGATAAAAATAAGATTAATTATAAATATTATAAAAATGATTTAAATAAAACCTATGATCTTCTAAAAATTTTTAAATTTGGAATTTGTCGTGGGTATAAAAATGAAGATATTTTTGATTCAAGAAATGATTTAGTTAAAATTGATTCTACTTCTGATGAGTTAAACTTAATAAATTTAGTGTTAGGAAAAGTTGATCTTGTTTTCACAGATAAAAGTGTAGCAAAATTTCATATCAGAAATAATCAAACACTTGTTGATAATTTGAACAATCTAGAGTTTCTTGAGCCTGAGATAGCAAAACATCAATTATTTATTGCATTTTCAAAAAAATCAAAAGATATTGAGTTAAAAGTAAAAGCCTTTAATAAAGGTTTAAAATCTCTTATTAAAGAAGGTAAAATAAAAATTTTGAAAAAAGATTTTGATGATTTCAAATAATATTTTCTATTTATGTAATTTTAATCCTCTGAAATTTTAATAAAATAACAATATATGAGTTTATTGATGCAATTATAAATTCTATTTGGTATAAAAAAATTGGTATCAAACAAATGGATGCTATTTTTGAAGGTCAAATATGAATAAAGTGATTCAAGATGAAATAAATGCTATTTTATGGAATGCTTGCGACACGTTTCGTGGAGTTGTTGATGCAGGCGAGTATAAAAACTATGTATTAACAATGCTTTTTATAAAATATATATCCGATACCTTTGATGAAAAATATGAAGAATATAAAAAAAAATTTGCTGGCAATGAAATAAAAATTAAAAATGCATTGGAAAAAGAAAAGTTTATTTTACCAAAAGGTTGTCATTTTAAAGATATATATGAGCAAAAAGAAGAAAAAAATATCGGTGAAATTATAGATATAGCTCTTAATAAGATAGAAACAGCAAACAAAGAAAAATTAGACAATGTTTTTAGAAATATAAGTTTTAATTCAGAATCAAATTTAGGAAAAGCGAAAGATAGAAATATACGTATAAAGCTTTTTCTAAATGATTTTAATAGTCCAAAATTAAATTTACGACCTTCATGTATTGGAAAACTTGATATTATTGGAAATGCATATGAATATTTAATCGAAAAATTTGCCGCTGGGGCAGGGAAAAAAGCAGGTGAGTTCTATACACCAACAGAAGTCTCTCAGCTTCTCGCTGAAATTATAAATCCACAAAAAGGTCACAAAATATATGACCCCACTTGTGGTTCTGGTTCATTACTAATTCGTTGTGCAGAAAAGCTGACTAAAAAACGGATAAGTGATTTTCAAATTTATGGTCAGGAAATTACAGCAGCAACATGGGCCCTAGCTAAAATGAATATGTTTCTGCATTGTTTAGAAAGTGCTGTCATTGAAAATGGGGATACCATTCGGAGTCCTCTTTTTTTAGATGGTGATAAGTTAATGAAGTTCGATATTGTTATAGCCAATCCTCCTTTTAGTTTAGATAAATGGGGTATTGAAGAAGCTAAAAATGATCCATTTCAAAGGTTTCATTATGGCATTCCTCCTCAAAGTTATGGAGAACTTGCTTTTGTACAACATATGATAGCATCACTTAATGAAACAGGGCGTTCTGCAGTGGTATTACCAAATGGTGTTTTATTTCGAGGTTCTTCTGAGCAGAAAATTAGAGAAAAGATTATTTATGATGATTTGCTTGAAGCAGTTATTGGATTGCCTGCAAATCTTTTTTATGGAACTAGTATTCCTGCAACTATTATTGTATTAAACAAAAAAAAACAAAAAGAAAGAATGAAAAAAGTTCTTTTTATAAATGCTGATTTAGAGTACCAAGAAGGAAAAAATCAAAATAAATTAAGACCGCAAGATATATGTCATATTTTAAATAACTTTAAAAAATTTAAGACAGAAGCATTATACAGTCATAAAGAAAAGTATTATTCACGAGTCGTTGATATTTATGAAATTAAAGAAAATAATTTTAATTTAAATATTCGTCGTTATGCAGACAATACACCTCCTCCTGAAATTTATGATGTAAAGGCTATTTTATTTGGAGGAATTCCTAAACGCGAAGTTTATGATGGATACAATCAAGAAATATTAAATAATATGAATTTAAAGCTTATTTTTGAAGAAAAAGATGAAGAATATTTTATTTTTAAAAGTGAGATTGATTGTAAAGAGAAAATTCGTGAATTCATTAATGATGATATCGACTTTAAAACATTAGCTTTAATTGAAAGATGGTGGGATAAATACAAGTTGTCTTTAAGAGATCTAGAGAAAGAAATTGAAAATGAGGGAATATTGCTAAAGTCATTTCTTAAGGAATTAGACTATGAGCACTGAATTCACTGAATGGAAAGAATATTTTATCTATCAAGTTGGTAAAGTTGTAACAGGTTACACTCCCTCAAAACATAATCTTGATTGCAAGGGTAATATTCCCTTTATTTCACCTTCAGATATAAATGGAAATAAGAATATAAAATCTTCTGCTAGATCAATTTCTGAATTAGCTTTACATAAAAACAGGGAAATTCCAAAAAATAGTGTATTGGTCACTTGCATTGGTAGTATAGGTAAAGTTTCTATAACTAATAAAAGATCAGCTACAAATCAGCAAATTAATTCAATAATATGTAATGATGGGTTTTATCATGAATATATTTACTATTCTGTATTAAATATAAGTAATTATTTAGTAAAAATTTCTAATATAACAACGCTTCCAATAATTAATAAAACTGATTTTGAAAATCTTAAATTAACATTACCAAATTTTTCAGATCAAAAAAAAATCTCAAAAATATTAAGTTCTGTAGATTTAATGATAGAACTAATTGAACAAAAAATAGAAAAACTTGAAATTTTAAAAAAAGGAATCATGTTTGATCTTTTAACGAAAGGAATAGGGCATACTAATTTTAAAGATAGTCCAATCTTAAGTATACCTGAAGAATGGAGTATAAAGCGTTTAAAAGATATTTCTATTAAACTAATAGATGGTGATAGAGGGCATCATTATCCAAGCCAGGAAGAACTTAAAAAGAATGGTCACTGCTTATTTTTAAATGCAACAAATGTTACTAAATCTGGGTTTAATTTCAAGAATTTTGAGTATATAAGCAAAGTCAAAGATTCTCTTTTAAGCAAAGGAAAAATAAGACTAAATGATATTGTAATTACGACAAGAGGTACTGTTGGTAATATAGCTTTTTATTCTAATAAAATTGGCTTAAAAAATATGAGAATTAATTCAGGAATGGTAATAATAAGGTCTGATGATAAAGAATTAATTAATGAATTTTTGTATCATTCTCTTCAATCATTTTATTTTGAATTTAATTATAAAAAATTTGCATCTGGTTCTGCACAACCTCAATTACCAATAAAAGATCTTGAAAATTTTATGGTGCCAATACCTCAAATGAGTGAGCAATTAAAAATTATAAAAATTGCTAATAAAATTTCAAATAAAATTTTATTAGCAAATGTTTTGCTTGATAAATATCAAAATCTTAAAAAAGCTTTAATGCAAGATCTTTTGATGGGTAAATCAGGAATAAAATTTTAAAAATATAAATTTTACTTTTCAATCAAAATTCGCTATTTTTTTTATTTGATGGTTTATTTTATTTATAGTTTCTTGGCCAACTATTTTTGAACACATTAAATATCTCTTTTCATTATAGTTTAAATCATCAACATCTTTTATAGTGAGAGAATTTTTGTACTTTGGATTTTCCTTAAATAAATATTCAGCCTCATATCTTGATATGAGCATATAATCTCCGTTTTTTTCAATAATTTCATTTAACATTTCATAATTATCGTTAGAAGATAAAATGATTTCGTCTGGTTTATCTGATTTTACTGAACCTGTTATGTATTTTTTTGTTTTATTTAAAGTTTCTTCTATATAGTTTCCATAAGCATACCCTATTTTTAGTAATATTCTTAAATTTTTATTTTTTAGTATTTCGCTAAAGGTTTTATACTCTGTAAATCTATTATCATCTTTTCTTAAAAGAATTGATGTTCTTTTATCTTTAAAATAAGGTTTTGAATAAAAAACATAACTCAATCTTGATTTTATCATTAAAGCATTTGGATAACATACTTTTGTTTTATTTTCTTTCATCAATACAAGAGTTCTAACCAATGGGATATTATTAAATTCGTATTTAACATTCGCAGAATTTAGAATTTTTTTTAGTAAATGATAAGCAACTCCGTCGGAAGGTTTTGAATCATTTTTCTTGTAAATGAAGAATGGAGTTCTAGGCTGAATATTTATAAATACCGTGTCATTTTCTTGATTGTCTCCAGTCATATCTT from Silvanigrella paludirubra includes:
- a CDS encoding type I restriction-modification system subunit M; the encoded protein is MNKVIQDEINAILWNACDTFRGVVDAGEYKNYVLTMLFIKYISDTFDEKYEEYKKKFAGNEIKIKNALEKEKFILPKGCHFKDIYEQKEEKNIGEIIDIALNKIETANKEKLDNVFRNISFNSESNLGKAKDRNIRIKLFLNDFNSPKLNLRPSCIGKLDIIGNAYEYLIEKFAAGAGKKAGEFYTPTEVSQLLAEIINPQKGHKIYDPTCGSGSLLIRCAEKLTKKRISDFQIYGQEITAATWALAKMNMFLHCLESAVIENGDTIRSPLFLDGDKLMKFDIVIANPPFSLDKWGIEEAKNDPFQRFHYGIPPQSYGELAFVQHMIASLNETGRSAVVLPNGVLFRGSSEQKIREKIIYDDLLEAVIGLPANLFYGTSIPATIIVLNKKKQKERMKKVLFINADLEYQEGKNQNKLRPQDICHILNNFKKFKTEALYSHKEKYYSRVVDIYEIKENNFNLNIRRYADNTPPPEIYDVKAILFGGIPKREVYDGYNQEILNNMNLKLIFEEKDEEYFIFKSEIDCKEKIREFINDDIDFKTLALIERWWDKYKLSLRDLEKEIENEGILLKSFLKELDYEH
- a CDS encoding restriction endonuclease subunit S, translated to MSTEFTEWKEYFIYQVGKVVTGYTPSKHNLDCKGNIPFISPSDINGNKNIKSSARSISELALHKNREIPKNSVLVTCIGSIGKVSITNKRSATNQQINSIICNDGFYHEYIYYSVLNISNYLVKISNITTLPIINKTDFENLKLTLPNFSDQKKISKILSSVDLMIELIEQKIEKLEILKKGIMFDLLTKGIGHTNFKDSPILSIPEEWSIKRLKDISIKLIDGDRGHHYPSQEELKKNGHCLFLNATNVTKSGFNFKNFEYISKVKDSLLSKGKIRLNDIVITTRGTVGNIAFYSNKIGLKNMRINSGMVIIRSDDKELINEFLYHSLQSFYFEFNYKKFASGSAQPQLPIKDLENFMVPIPQMSEQLKIIKIANKISNKILLANVLLDKYQNLKKALMQDLLMGKSGIKF
- a CDS encoding transporter substrate-binding domain-containing protein encodes the protein MNKSFYIIIFFIFLINTEKNIYAKDMTGDNQENDTVFINIQPRTPFFIYKKNDSKPSDGVAYHLLKKILNSANVKYEFNNIPLVRTLVLMKENKTKVCYPNALMIKSRLSYVFYSKPYFKDKRTSILLRKDDNRFTEYKTFSEILKNKNLRILLKIGYAYGNYIEETLNKTKKYITGSVKSDKPDEIILSSNDNYEMLNEIIEKNGDYMLISRYEAEYLFKENPKYKNSLTIKDVDDLNYNEKRYLMCSKIVGQETINKINHQIKKIANFD
- a CDS encoding substrate-binding periplasmic protein; the encoded protein is MNFNSFFKKILILKLLQLSFSVYADNKEIKLVTLEWEPYVGPNLKKQGFVSELIRTALKKEGYTLKLEFMPWARALEQAEKSIDGVDGIMPKYYDKSILDKFIYSDSFFESTDGFYIKKSDKNKINYKYYKNDLNKTYDLLKIFKFGICRGYKNEDIFDSRNDLVKIDSTSDELNLINLVLGKVDLVFTDKSVAKFHIRNNQTLVDNLNNLEFLEPEIAKHQLFIAFSKKSKDIELKVKAFNKGLKSLIKEGKIKILKKDFDDFK
- a CDS encoding sigma-70 family RNA polymerase sigma factor, whose product is MGFSGAAQKKLELEDSDTKQKQKRVPQNQTRAVPLTSDPMRNQIIMDYAPLIKYIAQKIAARLPSNIDLDDLFSAGVIGLMDAIDKYDPSRDNKFKTYAEFRVRGAMLDELRNQDWVPRSVRESNKKEDKAKLELEHKYGRPATEREVADFLEVPLEEYQERMGRTRVSMMSLEELGGTHSSDKKSLLDCLENPNSKNPFMQLKNKGVRDIIMKTVEELPEKQKLVLSLYYYEDLNLKEIGRILDVTESRVSQLHTQAVQKMKLKLRHLLQE
- a CDS encoding response regulator; the protein is MGKYKPINKDSLILVVDDFPTMRKIVKSVLKQLGYQNIVEAEDGQLALNTLAINPAIEFIVSDWNMPNMTGIELLKTVRAHKDERIKGLPFLMVTAEADKDNIVEAVKSGVSNYIVKPFNAATMKEKIDKIFVK